Proteins from one Camelina sativa cultivar DH55 chromosome 8, Cs, whole genome shotgun sequence genomic window:
- the LOC104706013 gene encoding protein SET DOMAIN GROUP 40-like, with the protein MGTMELEHQTMETFLRWAADIGISDSIDSSRFRDSCLGHSLSVADFPLAGGRGLGAARELKKGELVLKVPRNALMTTESMVAKDQKLNDAVHLHGSLSSTQILSVCLLYEMSKGKKSFWYPYLVHLPRDYDLLATFGELEKQALQVEDAVWITEKATAKCQSEWKEAVTLMKELYLKPKFQSFQAWLWASATISSRTLHIPWDSAGCLCPVGDLFNYDAPGDDSNNSEGPESAVQTSSPQPISTTNECRNNEEAGLVVETQSERLTDGGFEEDANAYCLYARRNYQLGEQVLLCYGTYTNLELLEHYGFMLEENSNDRVFIPLETSLYSLASSWPKDSLYIHQDGKPSFALVSTLRLWLIPQSQRDKSVMRLVYAGSQISAKNEILVMKWMSEICGSVLRDLPTSVSEDTLLLHNIDKLQDPELPLEEKEKEAFGSEMRAFLDVNRLWDVIGFSGKDVEFSRRTNRMMIKWRLSVQWRLSYKRTLADCISYCNEKMNNLLSTQR; encoded by the exons ATGGGAACTATGGAGTTAGAACACCAAACCATGGAGACGTTCCTGCGTTGGGCAGCAGATATTGGCATTTCAGATTCAATTGATTCTTCTCGATTTCGCGATTCATGTCTCGGCCATTCCCTTTCCGTCGCTGACTTCCCTCTCGCCGGCGG GAGAGGATTGGGAGCTGCTCGTGAGCTCAAGAAAGGGGAATTGGTTTTGAAAGTCCCGAGAAACGCATTGATGACTACTGAATCAATGGTCGCTAAAGATCAAAAATTGAACGATGCTGTTCATCTCCATGGATCACTTTCTTCGACTCAg ATACTGAGTGTATGCTTATTGTATGAAATGAGCAAAGGGAAGAAGTCTTTTTGGTACCCTTACTTGGTTCATTTACCTCGTGACTATGATCTCTTGGCTACATTTGGGGAACTAGAGAAGCAAGCTTTACAA GTGGAAGATGCTGTTTGGATTACTGAGAAAGCCACAGCTAAGTGTCAGTCTGAGTGGAAGGAAGCTGTTACGTTGATGAAGGAGTTGTATCTCAAGCCAAAGTTTCAGAGTTTCCAAGCATGGCTCTGGGCTTCTGCTACT ATTTCTTCACGGACGCTGCATATACCATGGGATAGTGCTGGGTGTTTGTGTCCTGTGGGGGACTTGTTTAACTACGATGCTCCTGGGGATGATTCGAATAACTCAGAAGGTCCTGAGAGTGCGGTTCAGACATCATCCCCGCAACCTATTTCAACTACTAATGAGTGTAGGAATAATGAGGAAGCAGGACTTGTTGTTGAGACACAGTCCGAAAGGCTGACAGATGGTGGATTCGAGGAAGATGCCAATGCTTATTGTCTTTATGCAAGAAGAAATTATCAGCTAGGAGAACAG GTTCTTCTATGTTATGGTACTTACACAAATCTAGAGCTTCTTGAGCACTATGGGTTTATGTTAGAAGAGAACTCAAATGACAGAGTCTTTATTCCTCTAGAAACCAGCCTTTATTCTCTAGCTTCTTCATGGCCTAAAGATTCTTTATACATTCATCAAGACGGTAAGCCATCCTTTGCGCTTGTATCAACGTTGAGACTGTGGCTGATCCCACAGAGCCAGCGTGACAAGTCGGTGATGCGTCTTGTTTACGCTGGATCTCAGATATCTGCCAAGAATGAGATTCTAGTCATGAAGTGGATGTCAGAGATATGTGGAAGTGTTTTAAGGGATCTGCCAACTTCTGTCTCAGAAGACACTCTGCTTCTTCATAACATTGACAAGCTCCAAGATCCCGAATTGCCTCtggaggagaaagaaaaagaagcttttGGCAGTGAAATGCGCGCTTTTCTCGATGTGAATCGTTTGTGGGATGTTATTGGATTTTCTGGTAAAGATGTTGAATTTTCCAGGAGAACTAACAGGATGATGATCAAATGGAGATTGTCCGTGCAGTGGAGGCTAAGCTACAAGAGAACTCTAGCAGATTGCATCTCTTATTGTAATGAGAAAATGAATAATCTCTTAAGTACTCAAAGATAG
- the LOC104706012 gene encoding GPI ethanolamine phosphate transferase 3-like: protein METYLKNKKLIAIGFLLIHSIAILIFTRGFLLTRTELPFHSTCSDVSLSPCLTSPPPSNHDSNPDSISSHSNHTCWTKPVVDRVIIIVLDALRIDFVAPSAFFPEPKPWMDKLTILQKLAFANESSAKIFKAFADPPTTSLQRLKGLTTGGLPTFIDVGNSFGAPAIVEDNFINQLVQNGKRLVMMGDDTWTQLFPNQFQKSYPFPSFNVKDLDTVDNGCTEHLFPTLYEDDWDVLIAHFLGVDHAGHIFGVDSSPMINKLEQYNSVLEKVISILESHAGPGGLHENTMLIVMGDHGQTLNGDHGGGTAEEVETSMFAMSTKKHTTSVPPEFDTSSCKQNSDGKQICISSIEQLDFAATLSALLGISSPFGSIGHVNPELYALGSSNWDLEKSESGNFGTQSAVKEWMKNYVNVLCVNAWQVKRYIDVYSNSSVVGFSSDDMARISDLYAAAEQNWTNSVKHLLMDRNGDENNTNRSAFKEQIAAYLNFFSSVVELARSKWTEFNLNLMITGFGILVISLIIQFLVVFHGDKSYAVGFWLSTGAAFTLFLVTIRACSFLSNSYILEEGKVANFLLATTGLIKLRYSVMKKTMRKEAVIFLAIASVLRVSIDIGLTKQAATSQFMSSSPSWILGIALDLPALTYAIEIAPIVSVVILICVLYIAIAKTPSEGMWNEGMWKYVTVGSMISYFLIALLWASESKIFGLDGLLQVIGGRNRIPQTVYAIGLVQLFLLASARMFCAGEKKYWATRTVALVSACSSPVILLSGKQGSLLALAYLLAGYCIMRLEGVERITKLDRQNKLSKLNPLCVMQWSLLSICMFFASGHWCAFDGLRYGAAFVGFDEFVLIRQAILLTIETFGFSIILSVFGLPILLPIHSQTPQAHSQKRHQLFQMYMLFGVISATTVTATILCVTIQRRHLMVWGLFAPKFVFDVVGLILTDLLICLASAYYF, encoded by the exons ATGGAGACATATCTGAAAAACAAGAAGTTGATAGCTATAGGTTTTCTCTTGATCCATTCCATCGCCATTCTCATCTTCACGCGTGGCTTTCTTCTCACTCGAACTGAGCTTCCTTTTCACAGTACTTGCTCcgacgtctctctctctccttgccTTACTTCTCCACCACCCTCAAATCACGATTCCAACCCCGATTCGATCTCTAGCCACTCTAATCATACCTGTTGGACCAAACCTGTTGTCGATCGCGTCATCATCATTGTCTTAGATGCTCTCAG aatcGATTTTGTGGCTCCGAGTGCTTTCTTCCCAG AACCAAAGCCATGGATGGATAAATTGACAATCTTGCAGAAGCTTGCATTTGCTAATGAATCGTCTGCTAAGATCTTTAAGGCTTTTGCTGATCCTCCTACTACGAGTTTGCAGCGTCTCAAG GGATTGACAACTGGAGGATTGCCTACTTTTATCGATGTTGGGAACAGTTTTGGTGCACCTGCTATTGTTGAGGATAATTTCATCAATCAG CTGGTGCAAAATGGGAAACGGTTGGTGATGATGGGTGATGATACTTGGACACAGTTGTTCCcaaatcaatttcaaaagtCATATCCTTTCCCTTCTTTCAATGTTAAAGACTTGGATACT GTTGACAATGGATGCACTGAGCACCTATTCCCAACCCTTTACGAAGATGATTGGGATGTTCTTATTGCGCATTTTCTTGGAGTG GACCATGCAGGGCACATATTTGGAGTAGATTCCAGCCCAATGATTAACAAGTTGGAGCAATATAATTCAGTGTTAGAG AAAGTCATCAGTATATTGGAGAGCCACGCGGGACCAGGTGGGTTGCATGAGAATACTATGCTTATCGTAATGGGTGACCATGGACAGACATTAAATGGGGATCATGGTGGAGGGACTGCTGAAGAG GTAGAAACATCCATGTTTGCTATGAGTACGAAGAAGCATACAACTTCGGTTCCTCCTGAGTTCGATACCTCATCTTGTAAACAAAACTCG GACGGGAAGCAGATTTGCATCAGCTCCATTGAGCAG CTTGATTTTGCGGCAACATTGTCAGCTTTGCTTGGGATATCCTCTCCTTTCGGAAG CATTGGGCATGTCAACCCTGAGCTCTATGCTCTTGGTTCCAGCAACTGGGACTTAGAGAAGTCTGAGTCAGGCAATTTTGGCACCCAATCGGCTGTTAAAGAGTGGATGAAAAATTACGTTAATGTTCTTTGTGTGAATGCTTGGCAG GTGAAAAGATATATAGATGTTTATTCCAATTCATCTGTTGTTGGTTTCTCTTCTGATGATATGGCGAGGATATCAGATCTATATGCTGCAGCAGAACAGAATTGGACTAATTCTGTCAAACACTTATTGATGGATAGAAATGGAGATGAGAACAATACAAATAGATCTGCCTTTAAAGAGCAAATTGCAGCATACCTGAATTTCTTCTCAAGCGTTGTTGAACTTGCCCGGTCTAAGTGGACAGAGTTCAATCTGAATCTAATGATTACTGGGTTTGGGATATTGGTTATATCACTCATCATTCAGTTCCTTGTTGTTTTCCATGGAGACAAATCTTATGCAGTGGGTTTTTGGTTATCCACTGGTGCAGCTTTCACTCTCTTTCTAGTAACGATTCGTGCTTGCAGCTTTCTTTCGAACAGCTATATTT TGGAAGAAGGAAAGGTTGCAAACTTTCTCCTGGCAACAACTGGACTTATCAAGCTACGTTACTCTGTCATGAAAAAAACAATGCGGAAAGAA GCTGTCATATTTCTCGCTATCGCTTCTGTTCTCAGAGTTTCTATAGATATTGGGCTAACAAAGCAAGCTGCAACTTCTCAGTTTATGAGTAGTTCACCATCGTGGATCCTTGGGATAGCTCTAGACCTTCCAGCATTGACTTATGCGATTGAAATTGCACCAATTGTATCAGTGGTTATACTCATTTGCGTGCTCTACATAGCGATTGCTAAAACACCCAGTGAGGGGATGTGGAA TGAGGGGATGTGGAAGTATGTTACTGTTGGTAGTATGATAAGCTACTTTTTGATAGCATTGCTCTGGGCATCAGAGAGCAAGATATTTGGTTTGGATGGTTTACTTCAAGTGATTGGAGGAAGAAACCGCATCCCACAAACGGTTTATGCAATCGGATTGGTGCAACTCTTCCTTTTAGCTTCAGCCCGTATGTTTTGCGCAGGCGAGAAGAAGTATTGGGCTACCAGAACTGTCGCTCTTGTCTCTGCTTGTAGCTCGCCAGTAATTCTGTTGTCGGGGAAGCAAGGATCACTTCTGGCATTAGCATATTTGCTTGCTG GCTATTGTATAATGAGGCTGGAAGGTGTAGAGAGAATAACCAAATTAGATAGACAGAACAAACTCTCAAAACTAAATCCTCTCTGTGTGATGCAATGGAGTCTTCTTTCTATATGCATGTTTTTCGCCAGCGGGCATTGGTGCGCCTTTGATGGCCTCCGTTATGGAGCTGCATTTGTTGG GTTTGACGAGTTTGTGCTTATACGACAAGCGATCCTTTTGACAATCGAAACTTTTGGATTCTCGATCATCCTTTCTGTATTTGGACTTCCTATCCTCTTACCGATCCACTCTCAAACTCCTCAGGCTCATAGCCAAAAACGCCACCAGTTGTTCCAA ATGTATATGCTCTTTGGAGTTATATCAGCTACTACAGTCACAGCTACAATTCTCTGCGTTACCATCCAGAGAAGACATCTAATG GTGTGGGGTTTGTTTGCTCCAAAGTTTGTCTTTGACGTTGTTGGTCTGATTCTTACTGATCTTCTCATCTGTTTGGCTTCAGCTTACTATTTTTGA